In Chiloscyllium plagiosum isolate BGI_BamShark_2017 unplaced genomic scaffold, ASM401019v2 scaf_5670, whole genome shotgun sequence, a single genomic region encodes these proteins:
- the LOC122547341 gene encoding pre-B-cell leukemia transcription factor 2-like, with protein sequence RELAFVPAGLSIRSSQEEEPVDPQLMRLDNMLLAEGVAGPEKGGGSAAAAAAAAASGGVSPDNSIEHSDYRAKLAQIRQIYHTELEKYEQVTWGSQ encoded by the coding sequence CGGGAGTTGGCCTTTGTGCCCGCAGGTCTGAGTATCCGGAGCAGCCAGGAGGAGGAGCCAGTGGATCCCCAGCTGATGCGACTGGATAACATGCTGTTGGCCGAGGGGGTAGCGGGTCCTGAGAAAGGTGGGGGATCGGCAGCAGCCGCTGCGGCAGCTGCAGCGTCCGGCGGGGTCTCCCCTGACAACTCGATCGAGCATTCGGATTACCGGGCCAAACTGGCGCAGATCCGGCAAATCTACCACACTGAGCTGGAGAAATACGAACAGGTAACCTGGGGCAGCCAGTAG